A stretch of the Macaca mulatta isolate MMU2019108-1 chromosome 14, T2T-MMU8v2.0, whole genome shotgun sequence genome encodes the following:
- the LOC114672349 gene encoding hemoglobin subunit gamma, whose amino-acid sequence MGHFTEEDKATITSLWGKVNVEDAGGETLGRLLVVYPWTQRFFDSFGNLSSASAIMGNPKVKAHGKKVLTSLGDAIKNLDDLKGTFAQLSELHCDKLHVDPENFRLLGNVLVTVLAIHFGKEFTPEVQASWQKMVAGVASALSSRYH is encoded by the exons ATGGgtcatttcacagaggaggacaAGGCTACTATCACAAGCCTGTGGGGCAAGGTGAATGTGGAAGATGCTGGAGGAGAAACCCTGGGAAG GCTCCTGGTTGTCTACCCATGGACCCAGAGGTTCTTTGACAGCTTTGGCAACCTGtcctctgcctctgccatcaTGGGCAACCCCAAGGTCAAGGCACACGGCAAGAAGGTGCTGACTTCCTTGGGAGATGCCATAAAGAACCTGGATGATCTCAAGGGCACCTTTGCCCAGCTGAGTGAGCTGCACTGTGACAAGCTGCATGTGGATCCTGAGAACTTCAgg CTCCTGGGAAATGTGCTGGTGACTGTTTTGGCAATCCATTTCGGCAAAGAATTCACCCCTGAAGTGCAGGCTTCCTGGCAGAAGATGGTGGCTGGAGTGGCCAGTGCCCTGTCCTCCAGATACCACTGA